From the genome of Leptotrichia sp. oral taxon 847:
ATGCTTACCAGCATATGCACGTGATCTTTCATCAGATGTCCTTCTATTATTTCAACTCCTTTATATTCACATAATCTTCTTAAAATTTCTCCCACACTTTTTCTGTATTGACTATATACAATTTTTCGTCTATACTTAGGTGTAAATACTATATGATACTTACACATCCATTTAGTATGAGACAGGCTATTAGTTTTATTAGCCATATAAACACCTTCCTTTCATTAATAGTAGCTTGAACAACTCTATTATAACGGAAGGTGTATTTTGTTGCAAACTTACGTTTCCGCACCCGCATAGCAGGTGGTTTTATGTTTCGCACGCTTTGCGTACTCAACTGACTAAAGTCAATAAGAAAAAAGGCTGTCTTTTTCGACAACCTTCTTTTTTTATCCAAAATTATCAATTTTTACTTTTTTATTGTCCACGCCTTTATCTTTTAATGCTGTTCTCATTGATTTTATAAAATCTTTAGTTCCCACGATATAATAAACATAGTTATTTAAATCTCCAACATGAGCTTCAATAAAATCTCCGTCAATTCTTTTTTGAACTCCTGTCAAAACTTTTATATATTCGTAATTATCACCAAGAGGATAATTTTCCAATTCTTTGTCATAAGTTACAATATCAGGCGTACGATTGCTGTAAAATAATTTTATTTTCCCTTCATGTTTTTCGTCTTTCAATTTTTTGAAAAATGGCAACACTGGCGCAATCCCAATTCCCGAAATTAAAAGAGCTATATTTTGATCTTTAGGAATTTCTACTGGAATAAAGTTTCCAAGTGGTCCAAAAAGTGAAACAGGATCTCCCGTTTTAATTTCTTTATACATCTTTTTAAAATCACTTTCACTTTCACGAACTACAAATTTTAGTACATCTTCTTTTGGATGTGAAGCAATAGATAGTGGTCTCATCATATTGTCTTTGGTTTCAAAATACGGTTCTGGAAATTTAAAATTAACATATTGTCCCACTTCGTATTCAAATCCTTCAGGTTTTGAAACAGTCAGCTCATAAGTTTTATTTGCAACTTTTTCTCTTTTCAGAACTTTTGCCGCCCAATCTTTTTTTATACTCATTTTCTCTCCTTCTATTAATATAGACAATTTTTGTTGTCCATATTTTTTTAAATTAAACTAAAATAAATATGATTACAAAATCATACTACTCTAAAATAATACCCTTAATTTGAGAAAAAATCAACCTTTTTTGTAACAAATGTTATTTTGTAAATAAAATACTTTTATATTAAAAATAACACTTTTATAAAATTTATAATTTTAATTTTGCAAAAAATTTTTTTACAAATATTTCATAAACTATTCCGAGTAAAATACTGATAATCACTGTACTAAAAGATTTAAAAATCATTTCATCGCTAATTTTCGTAACTATTTTTAACACTAATAAATGTACTAAAAATGCGAAATATGTTGAGTTTGCAATAATTTTAACTATTTCATTTCTATTTTTAAAATCAAATTTTATAAAAAAAGTAAAAAATGAAACTGTCATAAAAAATGTTCCAAGTGAATTTTTATCAAAAAAGTCGCTGATTCTATTTCCTGTTTTTAATAAAACATATTTTGTGGAAATTGCACTTATAAAAAATCCGATTAAATAAATTATAATTATTATAGAAAAAGGTACTTTTTTTATTTTATTTCTATCGACCTTTATGTAATAACCCAAAATATAGTAGCCTATAAATTCTGTTATTGGAAAATGCGAAAATGGAATTCTTGGAAGATCAAATTTTATCAAATGCGGATTTAAAATACTACATAAAAACCATAAAATTAATATTATAAAAGTTTCTTTTTTAGCAAATTTCAGAACTTTTTGAAGCCAAGGTGTGATAAAGTAAAGACCCAAAATCATATAAATATACCAAAAATGTGGAGCTACAATTTCTTTTCCTTGTAATACTGGCATTATTTTTACTTTATTTACAAAAATATAAACCACATTAAAAAATATGAAAAGTGGGAATATTCCTTTAATTCTTTTCTTAAAAAACACTGACATCTTTTCTGATTTATCCAAAAGCAAATATCCACTAACCATTATAAATAAATTGACTCCTATAGAGATTATGCCATATAACAAAATCCATATATTTACACCGTACTGAATATTTACTGTATGAAGTAACACGATAAAAATAAAAGCTAAAATTCTGATAATATCAATAGCCATAATTCTCCTATCTAAATTTTTT
Proteins encoded in this window:
- a CDS encoding FAD-dependent oxidoreductase; the encoded protein is MSIKKDWAAKVLKREKVANKTYELTVSKPEGFEYEVGQYVNFKFPEPYFETKDNMMRPLSIASHPKEDVLKFVVRESESDFKKMYKEIKTGDPVSLFGPLGNFIPVEIPKDQNIALLISGIGIAPVLPFFKKLKDEKHEGKIKLFYSNRTPDIVTYDKELENYPLGDNYEYIKVLTGVQKRIDGDFIEAHVGDLNNYVYYIVGTKDFIKSMRTALKDKGVDNKKVKIDNFG
- a CDS encoding acyltransferase, which encodes MAIDIIRILAFIFIVLLHTVNIQYGVNIWILLYGIISIGVNLFIMVSGYLLLDKSEKMSVFFKKRIKGIFPLFIFFNVVYIFVNKVKIMPVLQGKEIVAPHFWYIYMILGLYFITPWLQKVLKFAKKETFIILILWFLCSILNPHLIKFDLPRIPFSHFPITEFIGYYILGYYIKVDRNKIKKVPFSIIIIIYLIGFFISAISTKYVLLKTGNRISDFFDKNSLGTFFMTVSFFTFFIKFDFKNRNEIVKIIANSTYFAFLVHLLVLKIVTKISDEMIFKSFSTVIISILLGIVYEIFVKKFFAKLKL